A genomic segment from Sander vitreus isolate 19-12246 chromosome 3, sanVit1, whole genome shotgun sequence encodes:
- the sytl2b gene encoding uncharacterized protein sytl2b isoform X3, with amino-acid sequence MDKIHGSEIILASMKKRKAGLDDSLRIERSKTPSSQGSDIVAPPKPARFLEPLQQQDINDAEKENLNSAVRSPRTPRHNPFNRPSLIVVEPPGNNDDMSPSRDQVSSETEPISPLKSQPAEASQTSGSSLTSECSSVGFRPVPKKRTFLSRRTSSQSESNSLVLDAQGGSAGIVPAPRRSLQRGSSDSSNQSYLKGRDEIPQKSVVPNQVSQSAQPFKPLDKNSQHTLYNLSQVSSNSSLEREKTPHSITRDRSVDASSRNSDPNILIQLSNPSTAPHNLHHFRPAAFSRSDASTGREIPKKGDTRDDQTQREHAAVNTVALHTGSIQDTDRENNSSVGTAMRQEELSLPQSIVDPHPPESYDLNFIDKSDQQTQKKSNQKHAFQLSTQTISPTGDEEDSIAKVLDWFCRSTDSIDSLKTDDGPRATKSSDKHVEIRKLRGEDSLRKDAGDIISDWKNETLEMRRNNLRRQTNEAKELRATGRETQEEVKDTRERMLSQEVKDNDDESEPPQISYLKSFWEKSNPGPKILISKSITPGHNKQKPVHLSVEKDEEKVNKPHRAPDIPSVPGVYNREDIYDKSASNHQEKREKQKDTGDNVQSNNKQEVDSLGMNTLTQRNNNDPTYNLDYLKLAASLQVSDRRGSETEILSVTRLSPQPRTPIQSSPQPDSISQSRETSLHNELSKTIPVSQLDTDPDSEKLHMSRNHPYTDYKQGTNDIQITPKTQMRRGSSEEVKRMDSEDKSVQSSMSPKRKEDTFNKDRMTHSNRQGLPHQESIAEKIKQLKSFWENERDKSPFYTGKPKALGEGKVARGANQAKLNKRYTKSEYDLTSIGNDSGSDEEDSDRNRHNFTVLPLNQRLDKLSPSLGTSRTQFNTLREFWGEATSDTKGSFSFDKPKSPKRKEPISAQLSSQELKCADPEVYCLSEKTRPAIMKSSPPPQNRSKSPHDRQTGSRAANEGKNSQFNYTTAESKRSLKDSSREEKSTKPPSSSGKEPRSPKSRKDSFSNSSSRGNSMRRATSMFALSVPDEKELKMDVSPVHSQSRKQRQNVEKGALPRRSSEETEILTPRARACVPRDYRHYLGMTDETSVHTSLAPPVKDQGSEGKSAYEFDLGGPMRASTPVSSEERYGRRGSKASQRPLWPNYSSSDAGQESSVSSTSETWSRNGSNRENDGDGPSLVRKALRRAEARPKNLAKSMEDITASLSPRQERRQDPTADMRRISDVSSIPSPSSSLFSDPEHLKKMSKSVPSFLQKETDSACEDSDPPGRLMTGSSLNNLTGSSGMASLSSLSGSVMTMYSGDFGNVEVQGNIKFSINYIQKLREFHIFVVECQDLAAVDPKRGRSDPYVKSYLVPDKANLGKRKTSVKKKTLNPTFNEILRYRVRMEYLRTQTLILSVWHHDTFGRNSFLGEVDVDLSRWDFDHTQMNYLALKARAAPTLAPSHGRGEMRLAIRFLPQIIHSEGLVKEGPNTGEIHIWVKECKNLPLIRATIDPYVKCFVLPDTSRKSRQKTRVLRRTVDPVFNHTMVYDGIKQADLSEACVELTVWDRDRLASNLLGGLRLGAGTGRSYGALVDWMDSSPYEAALWERMMATPNEWVEDVLPLRVINSAKTGFK; translated from the exons CGATGCAGAAAAAGAGAATCTAAATTCAGCAGTCCGCTCTCCAAGAACG CCGAGGCACAACCCTTTCAACCGCCCTTCCCTTATTGTTGTTGAGCCACCTGGAAATAATGATGACATGTCACCCAGTCGGGACCAGGTGTCATCTGAGACAG AGCCCATATCTCCACTGAAGAGCCAGCCAGCGGAGGCCAGTCAGACGTCAGGGAGCTCCCTCACATCAGAGTGCTCCTCTGTAGGTTTCAGGCCAGTGCCAAAGAAGAGGACATTTCTATCAAGACGTACCTCCAGTCAGTCAGAAAGCAACAGCCTGGTGTTAGACGCTCAGGGAGGGTCAGCGGGGATTGTTCCTGCCCCGAGACGGAGCCTCCAGCGAGGGTCCAGTGACAGCTCTAACCAGTCCTACCTGAAGGGCCGAGATGAAATACCTCAGAAAAGCGTTGTTCCTAATCAAGTATCTCAGTCTGCTCAGCCATTCAAACCTCTAGATAAAAACTCTCAGCATACACTATACAATTTATCTCAGGTTTCGTCTAATTCTAgtctggagagagaaaaaacccCACATTCTATAACAAGAGACAGGTCAGTGGACGCTTCCTCCCGCAACTCTGACCCCAACATTTTAATTCAACTCTCTAATCCTTCCACTGCACCTCACAACCTGCATCATTTCAGACCAGCTGCATTTAGCAGGAGTGATGCGTCCACTGGCAGAGAGATCCCAAAGAAGGGCGATACACGAGATGATCAGACACAAAGAGAACATGCGGCGGTGAACACTGTCGCCCTGCACACCGGCAGCATTCAGGAtacagacagagaaaacaacagCAGTGTGGGAACAGCAATGAGGCAGGAAGAGCTGAGTCTGCCCCAAAGCATTGTGG ATCCACATCCTCCAGAATCTTATGATCTCAACTTCATTGATAAGTCTGATCAGCAAACGCAGAAGAAATCCAATCAGAAACACGCGTTTCAATTATCCACTCAGACCATCAGTCCCACTGGTGATGAGGAGGACTCCATCGCAAAGGTGCTGGACTGGTTCTGCCGCAGCACAGACAGCATTGATTCGCTAAAGACAGACGACGGTCCTAGGGCGACAAAGAGCTCTGACAAACATGTTGAAATCAGAAAACTAAGAGGTGAAGATTCATTACGAAAAGATGCTGGGGATATTATAAGTGATTGGAAAAATGAAACCCTTGAGATGAGGAGGAATAACTTACGAAGACAAACCAATGAGGCTAAAGAGTTAAGAGCAACAGGCCGAGAAACACAAGAAGAGGTGAAGGATACCAGAGAAAGAATGCTGTCACAGGAAGTTAAAGATAATGATGATGAAAGCGAACCGCCCCAAATCAGTTATCTGAAGTCATTCTGGGAGAAAAGCAACCCGGGACCTAAAATACTTATCAGCAAATCAATCACGCCCGgccacaacaaacaaaaacctgTTCACCTCTCAGTGGAGAAAGACGaggaaaaagtaaacaaaccCCACAGAGCACCTGATATTCCCTCTGTGCCCGGAGTGTACAACAGGGAGGATATTTATGATAAGTCTGCTTCAAATCAtcaggaaaagagagaaaaacagaaagatacTGGAGACAATGTTCAATCAAATAATAAACAGGAGGTAGACAGTCTGGGGATGAATACTTTAACTCAAAGGAACAATAATGACCCAACATACAACTTAGATTATTTAAAGTTAGCAGCCAGTCTCCAAGTATCTGACAGAAGAGGTTCAGAGACTGAGATTTTAAGTGTAACCAGACTTAGTCCACAGCCCAGGACACCCATCCAGTCCAGTCCACAACCTGACAGTATCTCCCAATCCAGAGAAACCTCACTGCACAACGAACTGTCCAAGACTATTCCTGTGTCTCAGCTGGATACAGATCCAGACTCTGAGAAGCTCCACATGTCCAGAAACCACCCATATACGGACTACAAGCAAGGCACGAATGATATACAAATCACCCCTAAAACACAAATGCGTAGAGGTTCAAGTGAAGAGGTAAAGAGAATGGACAGTGAAGATAAAAGCGTGCAATCAAGCATGTCTCCCAAACGGAAAGAGGATACATTTAATAAAGACAGAATGACTCACTCAAACAGACAAGGTTTGCCACATCAAGAAAGCATTGCAGAGAAGATAAAGCAGCTCAAATCTTTTTGGGAGAATGAGAGGGACAAGTCCCCGTTTTACACCGGCAAACCTAAAGCTCTTGGGGAAGGTAAAGTCGCTCGTGgtgcaaatcaagcaaaactgAATAAAAGATATACAAAGTCAGAGTACGACCTGACGTCAATTGGAAATGATTCAGGCAGCGATGAGGAAGATTCTGATAGAAATCGTCACAATTTCACTGTTCTTCCTTTGAATCAGAGACTAGACAAGTTGTCCCCTAGCCTGGGCACGAGCCGCACACAATTTAACACTCTGCGTGAGTTCTGGGGCGAGGCCACGTCAGATACCAAGGGATCATTTTCCTTCGACAAACCCAAAAGCCCCAAAAGGAAAGAGCCCATTAGTGCCCAGCTTTCATCTCAGGAGTTAAAGTGCGCCGACCCTGAGGTTTACTGTCTATCAGAGAAAACAAGACCAGCCATCATGAAATCATCTCCACCTCCTCAGAATCGATCGAAGTCGCCTCATGATAGACAGACGGGGTCGAGGGCAGCGAATGAGGGCAAAAACAGCCAGTTTAATTATACGACAGCTGAGTCCAAAAGGAGCTTAAAAGACTCTAGCAGAGAGGAGAAATCCACCAAACCCCCAAGCAGTTCAGGAAAAGAGCCTCGTTCTCCAAAGAGCAGAAAAGACAGCTTTAGCAATTCGAGCAGTCGTGGAAATTCCATGCGCCGCGCCACCAGCATGTTCGCCCTGAGCGTTCCCGATGAAAAAGAGCTTAAAATGGACGTAAGCCCCGTCCACTCCCAGAGCAGGAAGCAGAGGCAGAACGTGGAAAAAGGCGCCTTGCCGAGGAGATCGTCTGAGGAAACGGAGATTCTGACTCCTCGTGCGCGGGCATGTGTTCCCAGAGACTACCGCCATTACCTGGGTATGACCGATGAGACCAGCGTCCACACCTCCCTCGCCCCGCCGGTGAAGGACCAGGGGTCCGAGGGGAAGTCTGCCTATGAGTTTGACCTGGGTGGGCCGATGAGGGCCAGCACTCCGGTGAGCTCCGAGGAGCGTTACGGCAGGAGGGGCAGCAAGGCGAGTCAGCGCCCTCTGTGGCCAAACTACAGCAGTTCAGACGCAGGTCAGGAGTCATCGGTGAGCAGCACGTCAGAAACCTGGTCCAGGAACGGTTCAAACC GTGAGAATGACGGTGACGGCCCAAGCCTTGTAAGGAAAGCGCTAAGGCGAGCAGAAGCGCGGCCTAAAAATCTGGCTAAAAGTATGGAGGACATCACAGCATCCTTATCACCAC GACAAGAAAGAAGGCAAGACCCAACTGCTGACATGAGACGCATTAgtgatg TTTCATCCATCCCgtcgccctcctcctccttattTTCGGATCCGGAGCACCTGAAGAAGATGAGCAAATCGGTCCCTTCGTTCTTACAGAAGGAG aCTGACTCCGCCTGCGAGGACAGTGACCCCCCAGGAAGACTAATGACGGGCAGCTCTTTGAATAATCTCACCGGCTCCTCTGGCATGGcgtctttgtcttct CTGAGTGGAAGTGTGATGACCATGTACAGCGGGGACTTTGGGAATGTGGAGGTTCAGGGAAACATCAAGTTCTCCATCAACTACATCCAGAAGCTCAGAGAGTTTCACATCTTTGTGGTTGAGTGCCAAGACCTGGCTGCCGTCGACCCAAAGAGGGGCCGCTCAGATCC gTATGTCAAAAGCTACCTGGTTCCTGACAAAGCTAATCTGGGAAAGAGGAAAACATCTGTAAAAAAGAAGACACTAAATCCAACTTTCAACGAGATCCTCAGA TATCGAGTTCGCATGGAGTACCTCCGAACCCAGACGCTCATTCTCTCCGTTTGGCATCACGACACCTTTGGTAGGAACAGTTTCCTGGGCGAGGTAGACGTGGACCTCTCCAGGTGGGACTTTGACCACACCCAGATGAACTACTTAGCACTGAAAGCAAGG GCTGCACCCACTCTGGCGCCATCACATGGTCGAGGAGAGATGAGACTAGCCATACGTTTCCTGCCACAGATCATTCACAGCGAAG GATTAGTTAAGGAGGGTCCAAACACCGGAGAGATTCACATTTGGGTGAAAGAATGCAAAAACCTGCCTCTAATCAGGGCCACCATCGACCCATATGTCAAGTG CTTTGTGCTGCCGGACACGAGCAGGAAGAGTCGCCAGAAGACCCGTGTTCTGCGGAGGACAGTAGACCCGGTGTTTAACCACACGATGGTGTACGATGGCATCAAGCAGGCTGATCTATCAGAAGCCTGCGTGGAGCTCACTGTGTGGGACCGAGACAGGCTAGCCAGCAACCTGCTGGGGGGCCTGAGGCTTGGAGCTGGAACAG GCAGAAGTTATGGAGCACTGGTGGACTGGATGGACTCTAGTCCCTATGAGGCAGCCCTGTGGGAGCGCATGATGGCCACCCCAAATGAATGGGTGGAGGACGTACTCCCATTAAGAGTGATAAACTCTGCAAAAACTGGTTTCAAATAA
- the sytl2b gene encoding uncharacterized protein sytl2b isoform X2: MIDLSHLTEEEQGAIMTVLRRDAELKKAEEERIRKLEKILDSGSQPDTERKYRTGEWFYEAKSRRHMDKIHGSEIILASMKKRKAGLDDSLRIERSKTPSSQGSDIVAPPKPARFLEPLQQQDINDAEKENLNSAVRSPRTPRHNPFNRPSLIVVEPPGNNDDMSPSRDQVSSETEPISPLKSQPAEASQTSGSSLTSECSSVGFRPVPKKRTFLSRRTSSQSESNSLVLDAQGGSAGIVPAPRRSLQRGSSDSSNQSYLKGRDEIPQKSVVPNQVSQSAQPFKPLDKNSQHTLYNLSQVSSNSSLEREKTPHSITRDRSVDASSRNSDPNILIQLSNPSTAPHNLHHFRPAAFSRSDASTGREIPKKGDTRDDQTQREHAAVNTVALHTGSIQDTDRENNSSVGTAMRQEELSLPQSIVDPHPPESYDLNFIDKSDQQTQKKSNQKHAFQLSTQTISPTGDEEDSIAKVLDWFCRSTDSIDSLKTDDGPRATKSSDKHVEIRKLRGEDSLRKDAGDIISDWKNETLEMRRNNLRRQTNEAKELRATGRETQEEVKDTRERMLSQEVKDNDDESEPPQISYLKSFWEKSNPGPKILISKSITPGHNKQKPVHLSVEKDEEKVNKPHRAPDIPSVPGVYNREDIYDKSASNHQEKREKQKDTGDNVQSNNKQEVDSLGMNTLTQRNNNDPTYNLDYLKLAASLQVSDRRGSETEILSVTRLSPQPRTPIQSSPQPDSISQSRETSLHNELSKTIPVSQLDTDPDSEKLHMSRNHPYTDYKQGTNDIQITPKTQMRRGSSEEVKRMDSEDKSVQSSMSPKRKEDTFNKDRMTHSNRQGLPHQESIAEKIKQLKSFWENERDKSPFYTGKPKALGEGKVARGANQAKLNKRYTKSEYDLTSIGNDSGSDEEDSDRNRHNFTVLPLNQRLDKLSPSLGTSRTQFNTLREFWGEATSDTKGSFSFDKPKSPKRKEPISAQLSSQELKCADPEVYCLSEKTRPAIMKSSPPPQNRSKSPHDRQTGSRAANEGKNSQFNYTTAESKRSLKDSSREEKSTKPPSSSGKEPRSPKSRKDSFSNSSSRGNSMRRATSMFALSVPDEKELKMDVSPVHSQSRKQRQNVEKGALPRRSSEETEILTPRARACVPRDYRHYLGMTDETSVHTSLAPPVKDQGSEGKSAYEFDLGGPMRASTPVSSEERYGRRGSKASQRPLWPNYSSSDAGQESSVSSTSETWSRNGSNRENDGDGPSLVRKALRRAEARPKNLAKSMEDITASLSPRQERRQDPTADMRRISDVSSIPSPSSSLFSDPEHLKKMSKSVPSFLQKELSGSVMTMYSGDFGNVEVQGNIKFSINYIQKLREFHIFVVECQDLAAVDPKRGRSDPYVKSYLVPDKANLGKRKTSVKKKTLNPTFNEILRYRVRMEYLRTQTLILSVWHHDTFGRNSFLGEVDVDLSRWDFDHTQMNYLALKARAAPTLAPSHGRGEMRLAIRFLPQIIHSEGLVKEGPNTGEIHIWVKECKNLPLIRATIDPYVKCFVLPDTSRKSRQKTRVLRRTVDPVFNHTMVYDGIKQADLSEACVELTVWDRDRLASNLLGGLRLGAGTGRSYGALVDWMDSSPYEAALWERMMATPNEWVEDVLPLRVINSAKTGFK, encoded by the exons CGATGCAGAAAAAGAGAATCTAAATTCAGCAGTCCGCTCTCCAAGAACG CCGAGGCACAACCCTTTCAACCGCCCTTCCCTTATTGTTGTTGAGCCACCTGGAAATAATGATGACATGTCACCCAGTCGGGACCAGGTGTCATCTGAGACAG AGCCCATATCTCCACTGAAGAGCCAGCCAGCGGAGGCCAGTCAGACGTCAGGGAGCTCCCTCACATCAGAGTGCTCCTCTGTAGGTTTCAGGCCAGTGCCAAAGAAGAGGACATTTCTATCAAGACGTACCTCCAGTCAGTCAGAAAGCAACAGCCTGGTGTTAGACGCTCAGGGAGGGTCAGCGGGGATTGTTCCTGCCCCGAGACGGAGCCTCCAGCGAGGGTCCAGTGACAGCTCTAACCAGTCCTACCTGAAGGGCCGAGATGAAATACCTCAGAAAAGCGTTGTTCCTAATCAAGTATCTCAGTCTGCTCAGCCATTCAAACCTCTAGATAAAAACTCTCAGCATACACTATACAATTTATCTCAGGTTTCGTCTAATTCTAgtctggagagagaaaaaacccCACATTCTATAACAAGAGACAGGTCAGTGGACGCTTCCTCCCGCAACTCTGACCCCAACATTTTAATTCAACTCTCTAATCCTTCCACTGCACCTCACAACCTGCATCATTTCAGACCAGCTGCATTTAGCAGGAGTGATGCGTCCACTGGCAGAGAGATCCCAAAGAAGGGCGATACACGAGATGATCAGACACAAAGAGAACATGCGGCGGTGAACACTGTCGCCCTGCACACCGGCAGCATTCAGGAtacagacagagaaaacaacagCAGTGTGGGAACAGCAATGAGGCAGGAAGAGCTGAGTCTGCCCCAAAGCATTGTGG ATCCACATCCTCCAGAATCTTATGATCTCAACTTCATTGATAAGTCTGATCAGCAAACGCAGAAGAAATCCAATCAGAAACACGCGTTTCAATTATCCACTCAGACCATCAGTCCCACTGGTGATGAGGAGGACTCCATCGCAAAGGTGCTGGACTGGTTCTGCCGCAGCACAGACAGCATTGATTCGCTAAAGACAGACGACGGTCCTAGGGCGACAAAGAGCTCTGACAAACATGTTGAAATCAGAAAACTAAGAGGTGAAGATTCATTACGAAAAGATGCTGGGGATATTATAAGTGATTGGAAAAATGAAACCCTTGAGATGAGGAGGAATAACTTACGAAGACAAACCAATGAGGCTAAAGAGTTAAGAGCAACAGGCCGAGAAACACAAGAAGAGGTGAAGGATACCAGAGAAAGAATGCTGTCACAGGAAGTTAAAGATAATGATGATGAAAGCGAACCGCCCCAAATCAGTTATCTGAAGTCATTCTGGGAGAAAAGCAACCCGGGACCTAAAATACTTATCAGCAAATCAATCACGCCCGgccacaacaaacaaaaacctgTTCACCTCTCAGTGGAGAAAGACGaggaaaaagtaaacaaaccCCACAGAGCACCTGATATTCCCTCTGTGCCCGGAGTGTACAACAGGGAGGATATTTATGATAAGTCTGCTTCAAATCAtcaggaaaagagagaaaaacagaaagatacTGGAGACAATGTTCAATCAAATAATAAACAGGAGGTAGACAGTCTGGGGATGAATACTTTAACTCAAAGGAACAATAATGACCCAACATACAACTTAGATTATTTAAAGTTAGCAGCCAGTCTCCAAGTATCTGACAGAAGAGGTTCAGAGACTGAGATTTTAAGTGTAACCAGACTTAGTCCACAGCCCAGGACACCCATCCAGTCCAGTCCACAACCTGACAGTATCTCCCAATCCAGAGAAACCTCACTGCACAACGAACTGTCCAAGACTATTCCTGTGTCTCAGCTGGATACAGATCCAGACTCTGAGAAGCTCCACATGTCCAGAAACCACCCATATACGGACTACAAGCAAGGCACGAATGATATACAAATCACCCCTAAAACACAAATGCGTAGAGGTTCAAGTGAAGAGGTAAAGAGAATGGACAGTGAAGATAAAAGCGTGCAATCAAGCATGTCTCCCAAACGGAAAGAGGATACATTTAATAAAGACAGAATGACTCACTCAAACAGACAAGGTTTGCCACATCAAGAAAGCATTGCAGAGAAGATAAAGCAGCTCAAATCTTTTTGGGAGAATGAGAGGGACAAGTCCCCGTTTTACACCGGCAAACCTAAAGCTCTTGGGGAAGGTAAAGTCGCTCGTGgtgcaaatcaagcaaaactgAATAAAAGATATACAAAGTCAGAGTACGACCTGACGTCAATTGGAAATGATTCAGGCAGCGATGAGGAAGATTCTGATAGAAATCGTCACAATTTCACTGTTCTTCCTTTGAATCAGAGACTAGACAAGTTGTCCCCTAGCCTGGGCACGAGCCGCACACAATTTAACACTCTGCGTGAGTTCTGGGGCGAGGCCACGTCAGATACCAAGGGATCATTTTCCTTCGACAAACCCAAAAGCCCCAAAAGGAAAGAGCCCATTAGTGCCCAGCTTTCATCTCAGGAGTTAAAGTGCGCCGACCCTGAGGTTTACTGTCTATCAGAGAAAACAAGACCAGCCATCATGAAATCATCTCCACCTCCTCAGAATCGATCGAAGTCGCCTCATGATAGACAGACGGGGTCGAGGGCAGCGAATGAGGGCAAAAACAGCCAGTTTAATTATACGACAGCTGAGTCCAAAAGGAGCTTAAAAGACTCTAGCAGAGAGGAGAAATCCACCAAACCCCCAAGCAGTTCAGGAAAAGAGCCTCGTTCTCCAAAGAGCAGAAAAGACAGCTTTAGCAATTCGAGCAGTCGTGGAAATTCCATGCGCCGCGCCACCAGCATGTTCGCCCTGAGCGTTCCCGATGAAAAAGAGCTTAAAATGGACGTAAGCCCCGTCCACTCCCAGAGCAGGAAGCAGAGGCAGAACGTGGAAAAAGGCGCCTTGCCGAGGAGATCGTCTGAGGAAACGGAGATTCTGACTCCTCGTGCGCGGGCATGTGTTCCCAGAGACTACCGCCATTACCTGGGTATGACCGATGAGACCAGCGTCCACACCTCCCTCGCCCCGCCGGTGAAGGACCAGGGGTCCGAGGGGAAGTCTGCCTATGAGTTTGACCTGGGTGGGCCGATGAGGGCCAGCACTCCGGTGAGCTCCGAGGAGCGTTACGGCAGGAGGGGCAGCAAGGCGAGTCAGCGCCCTCTGTGGCCAAACTACAGCAGTTCAGACGCAGGTCAGGAGTCATCGGTGAGCAGCACGTCAGAAACCTGGTCCAGGAACGGTTCAAACC GTGAGAATGACGGTGACGGCCCAAGCCTTGTAAGGAAAGCGCTAAGGCGAGCAGAAGCGCGGCCTAAAAATCTGGCTAAAAGTATGGAGGACATCACAGCATCCTTATCACCAC GACAAGAAAGAAGGCAAGACCCAACTGCTGACATGAGACGCATTAgtgatg TTTCATCCATCCCgtcgccctcctcctccttattTTCGGATCCGGAGCACCTGAAGAAGATGAGCAAATCGGTCCCTTCGTTCTTACAGAAGGAG CTGAGTGGAAGTGTGATGACCATGTACAGCGGGGACTTTGGGAATGTGGAGGTTCAGGGAAACATCAAGTTCTCCATCAACTACATCCAGAAGCTCAGAGAGTTTCACATCTTTGTGGTTGAGTGCCAAGACCTGGCTGCCGTCGACCCAAAGAGGGGCCGCTCAGATCC gTATGTCAAAAGCTACCTGGTTCCTGACAAAGCTAATCTGGGAAAGAGGAAAACATCTGTAAAAAAGAAGACACTAAATCCAACTTTCAACGAGATCCTCAGA TATCGAGTTCGCATGGAGTACCTCCGAACCCAGACGCTCATTCTCTCCGTTTGGCATCACGACACCTTTGGTAGGAACAGTTTCCTGGGCGAGGTAGACGTGGACCTCTCCAGGTGGGACTTTGACCACACCCAGATGAACTACTTAGCACTGAAAGCAAGG GCTGCACCCACTCTGGCGCCATCACATGGTCGAGGAGAGATGAGACTAGCCATACGTTTCCTGCCACAGATCATTCACAGCGAAG GATTAGTTAAGGAGGGTCCAAACACCGGAGAGATTCACATTTGGGTGAAAGAATGCAAAAACCTGCCTCTAATCAGGGCCACCATCGACCCATATGTCAAGTG CTTTGTGCTGCCGGACACGAGCAGGAAGAGTCGCCAGAAGACCCGTGTTCTGCGGAGGACAGTAGACCCGGTGTTTAACCACACGATGGTGTACGATGGCATCAAGCAGGCTGATCTATCAGAAGCCTGCGTGGAGCTCACTGTGTGGGACCGAGACAGGCTAGCCAGCAACCTGCTGGGGGGCCTGAGGCTTGGAGCTGGAACAG GCAGAAGTTATGGAGCACTGGTGGACTGGATGGACTCTAGTCCCTATGAGGCAGCCCTGTGGGAGCGCATGATGGCCACCCCAAATGAATGGGTGGAGGACGTACTCCCATTAAGAGTGATAAACTCTGCAAAAACTGGTTTCAAATAA